The following proteins are co-located in the Mesorhizobium sp. M1E.F.Ca.ET.045.02.1.1 genome:
- the flhA gene encoding flagellar biosynthesis protein FlhA translates to MAISETIPSGVVGKNGRDVFFALGIVVILAVLFLPIPAFLIDIGLAFSIALSVLILMVALWIQRPLDFSSFPTVLLIATMLRLSLNIATTRMILSHGNEGTHAAGYVISGFSKLVMSSDFVIGLIVFMILIVVNFIVITKGATRIAEVGARFTLDAIPGKQMSIDADLSAGMIDEKTAQLRRRELEEESSFFGSMDGASKFVRGDAIAGLIITAINIVGGIAIGYLRHGMGLGQAADVFIKLSVGDGLVTQIPALIVSLAAGMLVSKGGTRGSANQAVFGQLGAHPRALYVAASLLVILGLMPGLPLFPFFALAGAMAGLGYVIPLRHNRALAAAEAQKNQEKANKVEEEKNSVKASLATAEIELLIGKQLSTRLLVAHQELVFRMSKMRKKFAQQYGFVVPEVRVTDDFAIPPKSYQIKVHGTVVAEYQMRVGEIMVLLGTRGVPDIPGEEIREPAFGMRAYSVLETFAEDLKRENYTFADNMSVLLTHLSEVIRNNLPQLLSYKDMKALLERLDPEYRKLADEICTSHISYPGLQAVLKLLLAERVSIRNLHLIIEAIAEIAPHVRRTEQIVEHVRIRMAQQICGDLSEGGMLKVLRLGNRWDLAFHQSLKRDAKGEVREFDIDPRQLEEFGQDATKAIRKHLEAGERFVLVTAPDARPYVRMIIERLFTTLPVLSHVEIAKGVEIKVLGTIS, encoded by the coding sequence ATGGCGATCAGCGAAACAATCCCGTCCGGCGTGGTGGGCAAGAACGGCCGCGACGTCTTCTTCGCGCTCGGCATCGTCGTCATCCTGGCGGTGCTGTTCCTGCCGATCCCGGCGTTCCTCATCGACATCGGCCTTGCCTTCTCGATCGCGCTCTCGGTGCTGATCCTGATGGTGGCGCTCTGGATCCAGCGGCCGCTGGATTTTTCCTCCTTCCCGACCGTGCTGCTCATCGCCACGATGCTGCGGCTGTCGCTCAACATCGCCACGACGCGCATGATCCTGTCGCACGGCAATGAGGGCACGCATGCCGCCGGCTATGTCATCTCCGGCTTCTCGAAGCTGGTGATGTCGAGCGACTTCGTCATCGGCCTCATCGTCTTCATGATCCTGATCGTGGTGAACTTCATCGTCATCACCAAGGGCGCCACCCGCATCGCCGAGGTCGGCGCGCGCTTCACCCTCGACGCCATCCCCGGCAAGCAGATGTCGATCGACGCCGACCTTTCCGCCGGCATGATCGACGAGAAGACCGCGCAGCTCCGCCGCCGCGAGCTGGAGGAGGAATCCTCCTTCTTCGGCTCGATGGACGGTGCCTCGAAATTCGTGCGCGGCGACGCGATCGCTGGCCTCATCATCACCGCCATCAACATCGTCGGCGGCATCGCCATCGGCTATCTGCGCCACGGCATGGGCCTCGGCCAGGCGGCCGACGTCTTCATCAAGCTGTCGGTCGGCGACGGGCTCGTCACCCAGATCCCGGCCCTCATCGTCTCGCTCGCCGCCGGCATGCTGGTCTCCAAGGGCGGCACCCGCGGTTCGGCCAACCAGGCGGTGTTCGGCCAGCTCGGCGCCCATCCGCGCGCGCTCTATGTCGCGGCCTCGCTGCTCGTCATCCTTGGCCTGATGCCCGGCCTGCCGCTGTTCCCGTTCTTTGCGCTGGCCGGCGCCATGGCCGGGCTCGGCTACGTCATCCCGTTGCGTCACAACCGGGCGCTGGCCGCGGCCGAGGCGCAGAAGAACCAGGAAAAGGCGAACAAGGTCGAGGAGGAGAAGAACTCGGTCAAGGCGTCCCTGGCCACCGCCGAGATCGAGCTTTTGATCGGCAAACAGCTCTCGACCCGGCTGCTGGTGGCGCATCAGGAACTGGTGTTCCGCATGTCGAAGATGCGCAAGAAATTCGCCCAGCAATACGGCTTCGTCGTGCCGGAAGTGCGCGTCACCGACGACTTCGCCATCCCGCCCAAGAGCTACCAGATCAAGGTCCACGGCACGGTCGTTGCCGAATACCAGATGCGCGTCGGCGAAATCATGGTGCTGCTCGGCACGCGCGGCGTGCCCGATATCCCGGGCGAGGAGATCCGCGAGCCGGCTTTCGGCATGCGCGCCTATTCGGTGCTCGAGACCTTCGCCGAGGACCTGAAGCGCGAGAACTACACCTTCGCCGACAACATGTCGGTGCTGCTCACCCATCTCTCGGAGGTCATCCGCAACAACCTGCCGCAGCTTCTTTCCTACAAGGACATGAAGGCGCTGCTCGAGCGGCTGGACCCCGAATACCGCAAGCTAGCCGACGAAATCTGCACCTCGCACATCTCCTATCCCGGCCTGCAGGCGGTGCTGAAGCTTCTGCTCGCCGAGCGCGTCTCGATCCGCAACCTGCACCTGATCATCGAGGCCATCGCCGAGATCGCGCCGCATGTGCGCCGCACAGAACAGATCGTCGAGCATGTGCGCATACGCATGGCGCAGCAGATCTGCGGCGATCTCTCCGAGGGAGGCATGCTCAAGGTGCTGCGCCTCGGCAACCGCTGGGACCTCGCCTTCCACCAGAGCCTCAAGCGCGACGCCAAGGGCGAGGTGCGCGAGTTCGACATCGATCCGCGCCAGCTCGAGGAATTCGGCCAGGACGCGACCAAGGCGATCCGCAAGCATCTCGAAGCCGGCGAACGCTTTGTCCTCGTCACCGCGCCCGACGCGCGCCCCTATGTGCGCATGATCATCGAGCGGCTGTTCACGACGCTCCCCGTTCTCTCCCATGTCGAGATCGCCAAGGGCGTCGAGATCAAGGTACTCGGAACGATTTCGTGA
- a CDS encoding SCP2 sterol-binding domain-containing protein, which yields MGVQEIADKIKSRVASAGFEHSVKFDTGSDGVIVVDGATVSTADAPTDCTIKLSLDDLDLLIAGDLNPTMAFMAGKLKVEGDMTVAMALSQLLG from the coding sequence ATGGGCGTTCAGGAGATTGCCGACAAGATCAAGTCGCGCGTGGCAAGCGCGGGTTTCGAGCACTCGGTCAAGTTCGACACCGGCAGCGACGGCGTCATCGTCGTCGACGGTGCGACCGTCTCGACCGCCGATGCCCCGACCGACTGCACAATCAAGCTCTCGCTCGACGATCTCGACTTGCTGATCGCCGGCGACCTCAACCCGACCATGGCTTTCATGGCCGGCAAGCTGAAGGTCGAGGGCGACATGACGGTCGCCATGGCGCTCAGCCAGTTGCTCGGCTGA
- a CDS encoding MarR family transcriptional regulator — translation MRKQKASSAIPAPGEGKRGEKGYLGYLLRQAAGAYRLRVERALDEFGVTQPQFATLTMLSAYPGISNADLARLAVLTPQTVSVIVANLEKAGSLVRKPHAVHGRIQHLDLSDSGRALLKKCRERVQRLESELTVGLSAHEERAVRHWLVVVATADAAQL, via the coding sequence ATGCGCAAGCAGAAAGCGTCCTCGGCCATCCCCGCTCCCGGCGAAGGCAAGCGCGGCGAGAAAGGCTATCTCGGTTATCTGCTGCGACAGGCGGCAGGCGCCTACAGGCTGCGGGTCGAGCGGGCGCTGGACGAATTCGGCGTGACGCAGCCGCAGTTTGCGACGCTGACCATGCTGTCGGCCTATCCCGGCATCTCCAATGCCGATCTCGCCCGGCTCGCGGTGCTCACGCCGCAGACGGTAAGCGTGATCGTCGCCAATCTGGAAAAGGCCGGATCGCTCGTACGCAAGCCGCATGCGGTGCACGGGCGCATCCAGCATCTCGACCTCAGCGACAGCGGCCGCGCCTTGCTGAAGAAATGTCGCGAACGTGTGCAGCGGCTCGAAAGCGAACTGACGGTCGGGCTATCCGCCCATGAGGAACGCGCCGTCCGGCACTGGCTCGTCGTCGTCGCTACCGCGGACGCGGCGCAGCTGTAA
- a CDS encoding FAD-dependent oxidoreductase: MTAQKNPDLGPDFTVGVPIAAFGESVLLGGHVGEEPVLLARVGEEVLAVAGKCTHYGGPLAQGIVVDDTVRCPWHHACFNLRTGEALAAPAFDPLQRWSVERRGDRIFVTGKVPADKEAASSSQPDAAGQQERIVIVGGGAAGFAAAEMLRRGQFAGEITMLSSDDDAPYDRPNLSKDYLAGTAPEAWIPLRGPKFYARTKIDLQLQTTCERIDVDGRAVIAGDGRVFPFDRLLLATGAEPIRLPLAGTDRDHVFTLRSLADSRAIIEHAQSSKTAVLLGAGFIGLEVAAALRKRGLAVHVVAPEAYPLEAVLGPELGAFIRSLHEEHGVVFHLGATAERITTRTVALSDGQVIDADLVVVGVGVKPRVSLAADAGIAVDQGVLVNEFLETSVAGIFAAGDVAQWLDLKTSESRRVEHWVVAERQGQIAALNMLGLRQPFSSVPFFWSAHYDVSIRYVGYARSWDSVEIDGSIADRDCLVGYKKGGEIIAVAAIGRDVQALACEVSMA, translated from the coding sequence ATGACCGCGCAGAAAAATCCTGATCTAGGCCCCGACTTCACGGTCGGAGTGCCGATTGCAGCGTTTGGCGAGAGCGTGCTGCTTGGGGGCCATGTCGGCGAGGAGCCGGTGCTTCTGGCGCGTGTCGGCGAGGAAGTGCTGGCGGTCGCAGGCAAGTGCACCCACTACGGTGGGCCGCTGGCCCAGGGGATCGTGGTCGACGACACGGTTCGATGTCCCTGGCACCACGCCTGCTTCAATCTCCGTACCGGCGAGGCGCTCGCCGCGCCCGCCTTCGACCCGCTGCAGCGATGGAGCGTGGAGCGCCGGGGCGATCGCATCTTCGTGACCGGCAAGGTTCCGGCAGACAAGGAGGCCGCATCGTCATCGCAGCCGGATGCGGCAGGCCAACAGGAGCGCATCGTCATTGTGGGTGGCGGTGCCGCCGGGTTCGCGGCAGCCGAAATGCTGCGCCGCGGCCAGTTCGCCGGCGAAATCACCATGCTCAGTTCGGACGATGACGCACCTTACGACCGCCCCAACCTGTCCAAGGACTATCTTGCCGGGACGGCGCCCGAGGCGTGGATTCCGCTGCGCGGCCCAAAATTCTACGCCCGCACCAAGATCGACCTCCAGTTGCAGACGACGTGTGAGCGTATCGACGTCGACGGTCGGGCGGTGATTGCCGGCGACGGTCGGGTCTTTCCGTTCGACCGCCTTCTGCTGGCGACGGGGGCTGAGCCGATTCGCCTGCCGCTTGCCGGCACCGATCGCGACCACGTCTTCACATTGCGGTCGCTGGCCGACAGCCGCGCTATCATCGAGCACGCTCAAAGCTCGAAGACGGCGGTCTTGCTCGGCGCGGGGTTCATCGGACTGGAGGTGGCGGCAGCCCTTCGCAAGCGTGGCCTCGCGGTCCACGTTGTCGCACCGGAGGCCTATCCGCTTGAAGCAGTCCTTGGACCGGAACTCGGCGCATTCATCCGCTCGCTGCACGAAGAGCATGGCGTCGTTTTCCATCTGGGCGCGACGGCCGAACGGATAACCACCCGGACCGTCGCGTTGAGCGACGGCCAAGTGATCGATGCCGATCTTGTCGTCGTCGGCGTCGGCGTGAAGCCGCGCGTCTCGCTGGCCGCCGATGCGGGCATCGCCGTCGACCAGGGTGTGCTCGTGAACGAATTCCTCGAGACAAGCGTGGCCGGCATATTCGCTGCTGGCGACGTTGCTCAATGGCTTGACTTGAAGACGTCTGAGTCGCGGCGCGTCGAGCACTGGGTCGTGGCGGAACGCCAGGGGCAGATTGCGGCGCTAAACATGCTCGGCCTTCGGCAACCCTTCTCGAGCGTTCCGTTCTTCTGGAGCGCACACTACGACGTATCGATCCGCTATGTCGGCTACGCCCGGTCGTGGGACTCCGTCGAGATCGATGGGAGCATCGCCGATCGCGATTGTCTGGTCGGCTACAAGAAGGGCGGCGAGATTATCGCCGTTGCCGCCATCGGTCGTGACGTGCAGGCTCTGGCCTGCGAGGTTTCCATGGCTTGA
- a CDS encoding N-acetyltransferase: MLAREALLDRAMGPKRRKKSSEKLRRGRRPSEGLAFVARDPSGAVVGTVRLWDVTLGENGPAALLLGPLAVEPGLKSGGIGSALMRHAVAEAARLGHGAILLVGDAPYYGRFDFSADRTGSLSMPGPYERHRLLALELKEGALDGAKGTIKAAGRKVKALEFLA, encoded by the coding sequence ATGCTGGCGCGCGAAGCGCTGCTCGACCGCGCCATGGGGCCGAAGCGCAGGAAGAAATCGTCCGAAAAGCTGCGGCGTGGCCGCCGACCGTCGGAAGGCCTGGCTTTTGTCGCGCGCGATCCATCGGGCGCGGTCGTCGGCACGGTTCGGCTGTGGGACGTGACGCTGGGCGAGAACGGCCCGGCAGCGCTTCTGCTCGGGCCGCTGGCGGTCGAGCCGGGATTGAAGAGCGGCGGCATCGGTTCGGCGCTGATGCGGCACGCGGTCGCCGAGGCCGCGCGACTTGGCCATGGCGCGATCCTGCTCGTCGGCGATGCGCCTTATTACGGGCGCTTCGACTTTTCGGCCGACCGCACCGGTTCGCTCTCCATGCCTGGCCCCTACGAGCGGCACCGGCTGCTGGCGCTGGAGCTGAAGGAAGGCGCGCTCGACGGCGCCAAGGGCACGATCAAGGCCGCCGGCCGCAAGGTGAAGGCGCTGGAGTTCCTGGCCTAA
- a CDS encoding rod-binding protein, with amino-acid sequence MDVARAAEPADVEAARAALARRTGGAPGTFSVDPATTVDAGSVLSRATADKAEAANPAKKFQRFEAMVLTTFIQNMMPKDTEGVYGKGLAGDMWKSQLAEKVADVMAAHGGIGIAKSMLADHYLDGKHKVPVGPVGGGPEKVEIDRQTRLSTSMIEELERKAARSMTGDDTTKKTDIKI; translated from the coding sequence ATGGACGTCGCCCGCGCAGCGGAGCCGGCCGATGTCGAGGCGGCGCGTGCCGCGCTTGCGAGGCGTACCGGTGGCGCCCCGGGCACGTTCTCCGTCGATCCGGCAACCACTGTCGATGCTGGTTCCGTGCTCTCACGCGCAACAGCCGACAAAGCCGAAGCGGCGAACCCGGCGAAAAAATTCCAGCGCTTCGAGGCGATGGTGCTGACGACTTTCATCCAGAACATGATGCCAAAGGACACCGAAGGCGTTTATGGCAAGGGCCTGGCCGGCGACATGTGGAAGTCGCAGCTTGCCGAAAAGGTGGCCGATGTCATGGCCGCGCACGGCGGCATCGGCATCGCCAAATCAATGCTCGCCGACCACTATCTGGACGGCAAGCACAAGGTGCCGGTCGGGCCCGTTGGGGGCGGACCGGAGAAGGTCGAGATCGACCGGCAGACCAGGCTTTCGACCTCGATGATCGAGGAGCTTGAGCGCAAGGCCGCCCGGTCGATGACCGGCGACGACACGACCAAAAAAACAGACATCAAGATCTAG
- a CDS encoding type III PLP-dependent enzyme — MATQRILDFLATRRPNGPCLVVDLDVVRDNFRAFEKALPDSKIYYAVKANPAPEILRLLAAMGSSFDTASVAEVEMAMDAGAPADRISFGNTIKKERDIQRAYQLGIRLYAVDCVEEVEKIARVAPGSRVFCRVLTDGEGAEWPLSRKFGCVPAMAVDVLRHAKELGLDAYGVSFHVGSQQTNLSAWDRALGDAKKVFATLAEEGIVLKMVNMGGGFPTRYLKDVPAAQAYGQAIFSALRKHFGNALPETIVEPGRGMVGNAGVIKSEVVLISKKADNDNVRWVFLDIGKFGGLAETMDEAIRYPIVTRHDGSETAPCVLAGPTCDSADVMYEKTPYPLPLSLTIGDEVLIEGTGAYTTTYSSVAFNGFEPLRSYVI; from the coding sequence ATGGCTACCCAGCGCATCCTTGACTTCCTCGCCACCCGACGTCCGAACGGCCCCTGCCTCGTCGTCGACCTCGATGTCGTGCGCGACAACTTCCGCGCCTTCGAGAAGGCGCTGCCCGATTCCAAGATCTACTATGCGGTGAAAGCAAACCCGGCGCCGGAGATCCTGCGCCTTCTTGCTGCGATGGGCTCGTCCTTCGACACCGCATCCGTTGCCGAGGTTGAGATGGCGATGGACGCCGGCGCGCCGGCGGACCGCATTTCCTTCGGCAACACCATCAAGAAGGAGCGCGACATCCAGCGCGCCTATCAGCTCGGTATCCGCCTCTACGCCGTGGACTGTGTGGAGGAGGTCGAGAAGATCGCCCGCGTCGCCCCCGGCTCGCGCGTGTTCTGCCGCGTGCTGACCGACGGCGAAGGCGCCGAATGGCCGCTGTCGCGCAAGTTCGGCTGCGTGCCGGCGATGGCCGTCGATGTGCTGCGCCATGCCAAGGAGCTTGGCCTGGACGCTTATGGCGTGTCGTTCCATGTCGGCTCGCAGCAGACCAACCTGTCGGCCTGGGACCGCGCGCTGGGCGACGCCAAGAAAGTGTTCGCGACGCTCGCCGAGGAAGGCATCGTCTTGAAGATGGTCAACATGGGCGGCGGTTTCCCGACCCGTTACCTGAAGGACGTGCCGGCGGCGCAGGCTTACGGCCAGGCTATCTTCTCGGCGCTGCGCAAGCATTTCGGCAACGCGCTGCCCGAGACGATCGTCGAGCCGGGCCGCGGCATGGTCGGCAATGCCGGCGTCATCAAGTCGGAAGTCGTGCTGATCTCGAAGAAGGCCGACAACGACAATGTGCGCTGGGTGTTCCTCGACATCGGCAAGTTCGGCGGCCTCGCCGAGACCATGGACGAGGCGATCCGCTATCCGATCGTCACTCGCCATGACGGCTCGGAGACCGCGCCCTGCGTGCTCGCCGGCCCGACCTGCGATTCGGCGGACGTGATGTACGAGAAGACGCCCTATCCGCTGCCCCTGTCGCTGACCATCGGCGACGAGGTGCTGATCGAAGGCACCGGCGCCTACACGACGACCTATTCTTCGGTCGCGTTCAACGGCTTCGAGCCGCTCCGATCCTACGTGATCTGA
- a CDS encoding NAD(P)-dependent oxidoreductase → MGYRIFLAGASGAIGRRLVPQLLEAGHLVTATTRRAAKAAELRAIGADAVLIDVFDAGDLRAAVAAARPEIVIHQLTDLPPGLDPALMGEAIIANARVRDEGTRNLVDAAQSAGARRLIAQSIAWVYASGPEPHAETDPLDSGAEGGRGISVGGVIALERRVLEAPMTGIVLRYGHLYGPGTGAETAADPAVHVDAAAYAALLSIERGSQGAFNVAEPNGHITTDKAVHELGWRADFRLAV, encoded by the coding sequence ATGGGCTATCGGATCTTTCTTGCCGGCGCTTCCGGCGCGATCGGCCGCCGCCTGGTTCCGCAGCTGCTGGAGGCAGGCCATCTGGTGACGGCGACCACGCGCCGCGCTGCAAAGGCCGCGGAGCTGCGCGCAATCGGCGCCGATGCGGTGCTGATCGATGTATTCGATGCCGGCGATTTGCGCGCCGCCGTCGCAGCGGCGAGGCCCGAGATCGTCATCCATCAGCTCACCGACCTGCCGCCTGGGCTCGATCCCGCCCTGATGGGCGAGGCGATCATCGCAAATGCGCGCGTTCGCGACGAGGGGACCCGAAATCTGGTCGACGCGGCGCAGTCGGCCGGCGCCAGGCGCCTGATCGCGCAGAGCATTGCCTGGGTCTATGCGTCCGGACCCGAGCCGCACGCCGAAACCGATCCGCTCGACAGCGGCGCCGAAGGCGGCCGCGGCATCAGCGTCGGCGGCGTCATCGCGCTCGAACGGCGGGTTCTCGAAGCGCCCATGACCGGCATCGTGCTGCGCTATGGCCATCTTTACGGGCCGGGCACGGGAGCGGAGACCGCTGCCGATCCGGCCGTGCATGTCGATGCCGCAGCCTACGCTGCGCTGCTTTCCATCGAGCGCGGTTCGCAGGGCGCGTTCAACGTCGCGGAGCCGAACGGCCATATCACGACCGACAAGGCGGTCCACGAACTCGGCTGGCGCGCCGACTTCCGCTTGGCTGTGTGA
- a CDS encoding amidase: protein MPGTHGPLNAFLDLRQVPVANAESGPLAGLRLAVKDIYDVAGYRTGCGNPRKFEQAHAASQTAKAVQMILDAGARFVGKTQTDELAFSLFGQNSHFAFPVNPAAPDRVTGGSSSGSASAVAGGLADIAIGSDTGGSIRAPASFCGLIGLRTSHGRISLDGAMKLAPSFDTFGWFADDIETYEAVGKLLLGRDPHQHPLNRPLSIRWLDAFVAGPAEAAEYGRMKALTAGVVGEPTEMEYAFASSPDDLYWCFRRLQAYEAWQVHGSWISAGNHGLGPGIDERFGFGRTIDAGTVAAEAERRLAFRSDLGALLGNNGFLVLPTVPGAAPLKTSTPEQFQAYRERALHLLCLAGLSGFPQITLPLGSVDGAPFGLSLLGPSGGDVALIRLGRRILDAARKV, encoded by the coding sequence ATGCCAGGCACCCACGGCCCTCTCAACGCCTTCCTCGATCTGCGCCAAGTGCCTGTGGCCAATGCGGAATCAGGCCCGCTTGCCGGCCTGCGCCTGGCCGTCAAGGACATTTACGACGTCGCCGGCTATCGCACCGGCTGCGGCAACCCGCGCAAGTTCGAGCAGGCTCACGCCGCCTCGCAGACAGCCAAGGCCGTCCAGATGATTCTCGACGCCGGCGCTCGCTTCGTCGGCAAGACGCAGACTGACGAGCTTGCCTTCTCGTTGTTCGGCCAGAATTCGCATTTCGCCTTTCCGGTGAACCCGGCCGCCCCGGACCGCGTCACCGGCGGCTCTTCCTCGGGATCGGCATCTGCAGTCGCAGGAGGCCTTGCCGATATCGCCATCGGTTCCGACACCGGCGGCTCGATCCGCGCGCCGGCAAGCTTCTGCGGCCTGATCGGGCTGCGCACCAGCCACGGCCGCATCTCGCTCGACGGCGCGATGAAGCTGGCGCCGAGCTTCGACACCTTCGGCTGGTTCGCCGACGACATCGAGACCTATGAGGCGGTCGGCAAGCTCCTGCTCGGGCGCGATCCGCATCAGCATCCGCTCAACCGCCCACTGTCGATCCGCTGGCTGGACGCTTTCGTTGCCGGCCCGGCCGAGGCCGCCGAATATGGACGAATGAAGGCACTGACGGCCGGCGTCGTCGGCGAGCCGACCGAGATGGAATACGCCTTCGCCTCGTCCCCGGATGATCTCTACTGGTGTTTTCGCCGGCTGCAGGCTTACGAGGCCTGGCAGGTGCATGGCAGCTGGATCTCGGCGGGCAACCACGGCCTTGGCCCTGGCATCGACGAGCGTTTCGGCTTCGGCCGCACGATCGATGCCGGCACGGTCGCCGCCGAGGCGGAACGCCGGCTGGCCTTCCGTTCCGATCTCGGCGCCCTGCTCGGCAACAACGGCTTTCTCGTTCTGCCGACCGTTCCAGGCGCGGCGCCGCTGAAGACCAGCACGCCCGAACAGTTCCAGGCCTATCGCGAAAGGGCGCTGCATCTGTTGTGCCTGGCAGGCCTGTCGGGCTTCCCGCAGATCACCTTGCCGCTCGGCTCCGTCGACGGCGCGCCCTTCGGCCTGTCGCTGCTGGGCCCTTCCGGCGGCGACGTCGCTTTGATACGGCTCGGCCGCAGGATTCTCGACGCGGCACGAAAGGTCTGA
- the fliR gene encoding flagellar biosynthetic protein FliR, producing the protein MNALSQGVVIAAFLAFCRIGACFMLMPGISSTRVPLQVRLFVSIAATGGLLAFLWDKIYPFVDPRPQVLAPMIVSELLVGGLIGAMTRLYMEALRFMGSAIAMLIGYGGSGGPAIEEPEPQAALAAIISFSALLLLFVFDFDHEIVRALVASYTVAPVNVFFNPQAALVDVTDTVSDTFFLVLRLGSPFVAYAILVNLTIGFVNKLTPQIPVYFISLPFVIAGGMIIFYFAVGTLLSLFVDGFVDLTLAR; encoded by the coding sequence GTGAACGCGCTCTCGCAAGGCGTCGTCATCGCCGCCTTCCTCGCCTTCTGCCGCATCGGCGCCTGCTTCATGCTGATGCCCGGCATCTCCAGCACCCGCGTGCCTCTCCAGGTCCGGCTGTTCGTGTCGATTGCGGCCACCGGCGGCCTGCTCGCCTTCCTCTGGGATAAAATCTACCCGTTCGTCGATCCGCGCCCGCAGGTCTTGGCGCCGATGATCGTCTCCGAGCTTCTGGTCGGCGGGCTGATCGGCGCCATGACCAGGCTCTATATGGAAGCGCTGCGCTTCATGGGTTCGGCCATCGCCATGCTGATCGGCTATGGCGGCTCCGGCGGACCGGCGATCGAGGAGCCCGAGCCGCAGGCGGCACTTGCCGCCATCATCTCGTTCTCGGCGCTGCTTCTGCTGTTCGTCTTCGATTTCGACCATGAGATCGTGCGCGCGCTGGTCGCTTCCTACACGGTCGCGCCGGTCAACGTGTTCTTCAACCCGCAGGCGGCGCTCGTCGACGTCACCGACACGGTGTCGGACACCTTCTTCCTGGTCCTCCGCCTCGGCAGCCCCTTCGTCGCCTATGCCATCCTGGTCAATTTGACGATCGGCTTCGTCAACAAGCTGACGCCGCAGATCCCGGTCTATTTCATCTCGCTGCCCTTCGTCATCGCCGGCGGGATGATCATCTTCTACTTCGCCGTCGGCACCTTGCTGTCGCTGTTCGTCGACGGCTTTGTCGACCTGACGCTGGCGAGATAA